A window of the Cutaneotrichosporon cavernicola HIS019 DNA, chromosome: 6 genome harbors these coding sequences:
- the PRX1 gene encoding uncharacterized protein (C-terminal domain of 1-Cys peroxiredoxin), which produces MGLRLGDTAPDFEAETSQGPIKFHEYIKDSWAILFSHPDDYTPVCTTELSAVALSSADFKSRGVKLIGLSANDVASHHGWIKDIDALTNGADPLDFPIIADKERKISVLYDMLDYQDATNVDAKGQPFTVRSVFIIDPAQKIRLTLTYPASTGRNFPEILRVIDSLQLGDKYKITTPANWRTPGGTEKVIVHPSVQGEKVKELFGDDVEVVYPYLRFTSDPSKKDKAQ; this is translated from the exons ATGGGTCTTCGTCTTGGTGACACCGCCCCCGACTTCGAG GCCGAGACCTCGCAGGGCCCCATCAAGTTCCACGAGTACATTAAGGACTCGTGGGCCATTCTCTTCTCGCACCCCGACGATTACA CCCCCGTGTGCACTACTGAGCTTtcggcggtcgcgctctcctcggcggaCTTCAAGTCGCGTGGAGTCAAG CTCATCGGTCTCTCGGCTAACGACGTCGCGTCGCACCACGGCTGGATCAAGGACATCG ATGCCTTGACCAACGGCGCCGACCCGCTCGACTTCCCCATCATTGCCGACAAGGAGCGCAAGATCTCGGTCCTCTATGACATGCTCGACTACCAGGACGCGAccaacgtcgacgccaagggcCAGCCGTTCACCGTGCGCTCGGTCTTCATCATCGACCCCGCGCAGAAGATCCGCCTCACCCTTACGTACCCTGCGTCCACTGGCCGCAACTTCCCCGAGATCCTCCGTGTCATTGACTCGCTCCAACTCGGTGACAAGTACAAGATTACCACTCCCGCCAACTGGCGCACCCCCGGCGGCACGGAGAAGGTCATTGTCCATCCCTCGGTCCAGGGCgagaaggtcaaggagctcttcggcgacgacgtcgaggttgttTAC ccctACCTCCGCTTCACCTCGGACCCCTcgaagaaggacaaggccCAGTAA
- a CDS encoding uncharacterized protein (L-serine ammonia-lyase), whose translation MLRSRLGASSRMALASLGRPANATPLRAPLLLATFSASARRHLSLPAINEALSASNIPTSQLPPSQQPGAAKELPKHAVISTFDLFSVGIGPSSSHTVGPQRAAKIFTHSLPRAMFDDIHSLKVSLHGSLAATGMGHMTPHAVLLGLMGEDPETVEVGRLNVVIDEVRAVGQIDLGLDGGEHRRVRFDFDKDLTWHLNPLPTHPNGMTFTVFDKDGDMLATNQYFSIGGGFVINNETQVAENMYYRDILTGHADECRRGLSTSRGEPIVAITDKGTDGPGTEAALSHRPKYLFATAEELHNICVEHNMTIAQVMWENERAFRNEADIEAGLLHLWATMDSCIRAGVTTTETHLPGGLNVKRRAPGLYRRLQQGFYPSVPAPVSNADDTGTSITKRGPPPRIGRVDHPVEIVPVTARPHFPGIEYLSCMAIAVNEVNASGGRVVTAPTNGAAGVIPSTLKYTLEFISTQPRRDTMNFLLTASAIGMLFKRGATISAAEGGCMAEVGVACSMAAAGLASILGAEPATILQAAEIGIEHNLGLTCDPLGGLVQIPCIERNSLGAVKAVTAAQLAMATSGEHTVSLDDAIEACRTTAMDMHSHYKETSLGGLAASVQIPLSSPAC comes from the exons ATGTTGCGTTCACGACTGGGTGCTAGCTCGCGG ATGGCCCTCGCATCGCTTGGGCGCcccgccaacgccaccCCCCTCCGcgcccctctcctccttgctACATTTTCTGCGAGTGCGAGGCGGCACCTGTCCCTTCCAGCAATCAACGAGGCGCTCTCGGCTTCCAACATCCCCACGTCCCAGCTCCCGCCGTCGCAGCAGCCCGGAgcggccaaggagctcCCGAAACATGCTGTCATCAGCACGTTTGACCTGTTCTCGGTGGGCATTGGACCGAGTTCGTCGCACACGGTGGGCCCGCAACGCGCAGCCAAGATCTTTACGCACTCGCTCCCACGCGCAATGTTTGACGACATTCACTCGCTCAAAGTGTCGCTGCATGGATCGCTGGCGGCTACGGGTATGGGACACATGACCCCACATGCAGTGCTGTTAGGCCTGATGGGCGAGGATCCCGAGACGGTCGAGGTTGGTCGACTCAACGTTGTGATTGACGAGGTGCGGGCTGTGGGCCAGATCGACCTGGGACTGGATGGGGGCGAGCACCGCCGCGTGCGCTTTGACTTTGACAAGGACTTG ACATGGCACCTCAACCCCCTCCCGACGCATCCTAACGGAATGACGTTCACCGTCTTTGACAAGGATGGTGACATGTTGGCGACGAACCAGTACTTTTCCATTGGAGGCGGCTTTGTCATCAACAACGAGACCCAAGTCGCTGAGAACATGTACTACCGCGACATTCTGACTGGACATGCCGATGAGTGCCGGCGAGGACTTTCCACGAGCAGAGGCGAGCCCATCGTGGCTATCACCGACAAGGGGACTGACGGGCCTGGGACCGAGGCGGCTCTCTCCCACCGGCCAAAGTACCTCTTTGCAACGGCTGAGGAACTACACAACATCTGCGTCGAGCACAACATGACCATTGCACAGGTCATGTGGGAGAACGAGCGCGCGTTCCGGAACGAGGCGGACATTGAGGCCGGTCTGCTGCACC TGTGGGCAACAATGGACAGCTGCATCCGCGCCGGCGTGACTACGACCGAGACGCACCTCCCAGGTGGGCTCAACGTCAAGCGCCGCGCACCGGGCCTCTACCGCCGCCTCCAACAGGGCTTTTACCCCTCCGTCCCAGCGCCCGTGTCCAACGCCGATGACACGGGTACTTCAATCACCAAGCGTGGACCACCCCCACGTATCGGCCGCGTTGACCACCCTGTCGAGATTGTGCCCGTCACCGCCCGCCCCCATTTCCCAGGCATCGAGTACCTTTCGTGTATGGCCATTGCTGTCAATGAGGTGAATGCCAGTGGCGGCCGCGTCGTAACTGCTCC GACCAACGGCGCCGCGGGCGTCATCCCCTCCACGCTAAAGTACACGCTCGAGTTCATCTCGACCCAGCCGCGTAGAGACACTATGAACTTTCTCCTCACGGCGTCCGCTATCGGCATGCTCTTCAAGCGTGGCGCCACCATCTCGGCCGCAGAGGGCGGGTGCATGGCCGAAGTAGGTGTCGCTTGCTCCATGGCCGCTGCCGGACTCGCATCAATCCTCGGTGCGGAACCCGCAACTATCCtccaggccgccgagatcgGCATCGAGCACAACCTCGGTCTCACTTGCGACCCGCTTGGTGGGCTCGTGCAGATCCCCTGTATCGAGCGCAACTCGCTCGGCGCAGTCAAGGCTGTCACGGCTGCGCAGCTCGCCATGGCCACCAGCGGCGAGCACACCGTCtccctcgacgacgccatcgaAGCGTGTCGCACCACCGCCATGGACATGCACTCCCACTACAAGGAGACGAGTCTTGGAGGACTGGCCGCCAGCGTCCAGATTCCGCTCT CCTCGCCCGCGTGCTAG
- a CDS encoding uncharacterized protein (glycoside hydrolase family 79 protein), translating into MLIQVLLVPVAFALTLYNGKDTSTQLPTVSATLGVPPPVYTGLAAYDPLILIPPPPPQPPTTEVKIGIPVSPNTQGYPLSKTQRGNFLGFSIELSIVPAIMGVSPTRLKPVFLNYMANVRNRAGAGPVIRVGGNTQEKSTLFVNGLPEGGILQKIKEALSLSPTNTPIISYSLDLLYLLSNVSSLVDAQWYFGLSFNQTAVAAGSINMPLAAGYAQKILGPHLRGLAVGNEPDLYTRHQKRPGNWGLGDYVNEFNNAREMIMSNPDVTNRQSLIGPSVCCRVPGFEVTDVLSTSWLTDNIDYLAAVTVQRYPTNNCKINGAIVNPQSVFPLFLRHSHVQALTADYLAGSAIAQARGKEMLMLEFNTASCGGFPGLSDSFGAAMWVADWAFQLAWANFSTALMHVGGQNVYYNPFTPPPFNAIGKQWTTGSIYYSTLVVAEAFGRTATAQVIDLLPDGGDEFHPTYVVYENGAPSRVVLFNYVSDPSGASIYNAVISLSDLVRSASPPPATPPATDVAPSTPDDTASDPNQAADPPLTPPADADPNAGTDPNAGAANNSPGTPDSNVAPNNEPATPQPNAVNPNPAASDAQPPPVKRAQLGISSVFVRYLRAPSVSEQYNITWAGQTLGYSFASDGRLYGEVETHEFACTNGECVVPVPAPAIAIVFLSKEALYESTPDPQATATFATTRAAGTQIIDLGAAVTTGNGYFPFNLYGAGTRAEVQLGVGLLALTAAWMLSNV; encoded by the exons ATGTTGATCCAAGTCCTCCTTGTGCCCGTGGCTTTTGCCCTCACTCTCTACAACGGCAAAGACACGTCGACCCAGCTTCCCACCGTGTCCGCAACCCTCGGTGTTCCGCCGCCAGTGTACACCGGCTTGGCAGCATATGACCCGTTGATACTCATaccgccgccacccccACAGCCGCCTACGACTGAGGTCAAAATCGGCATCCCGGTCAGCCCGAACACGCAAGGCTACCCACTGAGCAAGACGCAGCGTGGCAACTTTCTCGGCTTCTCCATCGAACTCAGTATAGTTCCAGCCATCATGGGAGtgtcgccgacgcgtcTCAAGCCAGTCTTCCTCAACTACATGGCCAACGTCCGCAACCGTGCAGGAGCAGGTCCCGTCATCCGTGTCGGCGGCAATACACAGGAGAAGAGCACACTGTTCGTCAACGGGTTGCCAGAAGGCGGCATCTTGCAGAAGATAAAGGAGGCCCTGTCCCTCAGCCCTACCAACACGCCAATCATCTCGTACTCGCTCGACCTGCTCTACCTACTTTCCAATGTCTCAtccctcgtcgacgcccagTGGTACTTTGGGCTCTCATTCAACCAGACTGCGGTCGCGGCGGGTTCTATCAACATGCCTCTAGCGGCGGGATATGCCCAAAAGATCCTAGGGCCCCACCTCCGCGGACTTGCGGTCGGCAACGAGCCCGACCT ATACACTAGACACCAAAAGCGTCCGGGGAACTGGGGCTTGGGCGACTACGTCAACGAATTCAACAATGCGCGCGAGATGATCATGTCCAACCCCGACGTCACGAACCGGCAAAGTCTCATTGGCCCAAGCGTGTGCTGCCGCGTCCCCGGCTTCGAAGTCACCGACGTTCTCTCCACCTCATGGCTCACCGATAATATCGACTACCTCGCTGCTGTGACTGTCCAGCGTTATCCGACGAATAATTGCAAGATAAATGGTGCCATTGTGAATCCCCAGTCGGTGttccccctcttcctcagGCACTCGCACGTGCAGGCCCTCACGGCCGATTACCTCGCGGGCTCGGCGATTGCACAGGCTAGAGGCAAGGAGATGCTCATGCTCGAGTTCAACACGGCGTCGTGTGGTGGTTTCCCCGGTCTCAGTGATTCGTTTGGTGCGGCCATGTGGGTCGCAGACTGGGCGTTCCAGCTGGCGTGGGCCAACTTTTCCACAGCCCTCATGCACGTCGGTGGCCAGAACGTGTACTACAAT CCATTCACCCCGCCACCCTTTAATGCCATAGGCAAGCAGTGGACCACAGGATCCATCTACTACTccacgctcgtcgtcgccgaggccttTGGACGCACCGCCACGGCCCAGGTCATTGATCTCCTCCCAGACGGGGGCGACGAGTTCCATCCAACGTATGTGGTGTACGAGAACGGCGCACCATCGCGCGTTGTTCTCTTCAACTACGTCTCCGACCCCAGCGGTGCGTCGATCTACAATGCCgtcatctctctctccgACCTGGTCCGTAGtgcctcgcctcctcccgctACTCCTCCAGCCACAGACGTTGCCCCCAGTACACCCGACGACACTGCTTCCGACCCCAACCAGGCCGCGGACCCTCCCCTCACTCCCCCTGCGGATGCTGACCCCAACGCTGGTACCGATCCTAACGCCGGCGCTGCCAACAACTCCCCCGGTACTCCCGACTCTAACGTGGCTCCCAACAATGAGCCCGCCACTCCCCAACCTAACGCTGTGAACCCAAACCCTGCCGCTAGTGATGCCCAACCACCGCCCGTCAAGCGCGCACAGCTCGGCATCAGCAGCGTTTTTGTACGCTACCTCAGAGCACCTTCCGTTTCGGAGCAGTACAACATTACATGGGCTGGCCAGACACTCGGTTACTCGTTCGCCTCGGACGGAAGGCTGTatggcgaggtcgagacgCACGAGTTTGCCTGCACGAATGGCGAGTGCGTTGTGCCTGTTCCCGCTCCGGCCATTGCTATCGTCTTCCTCAGCAAAGAGGCGCTGTACGAGTCGACGCCGGACCCCCAAGCCACGGCGACTTTCGCGACCACACGAGCGGCTGGCACCCAGATAATAGATCTTGGGGCCGCGGTGACCACGGGAAATGGCTACTTCCCCTTTAACCTGTACGGTGCCGGAACCCGCGCCGAAGTCCAGCTGGGCGTGGGATTGCTGGCTCTCACGGCGGCATGGATGCTCTCCAATGTGTAA
- the pli1 gene encoding uncharacterized protein (PINIT domain), translated as MSEEAWKDFDHFINYYVPKQTIPRLRQFAAVIERHSRIRLALKSQERKADLVNKLQAAFQTMKSNNQLPIYQATRAECEQIGAGQFSHNSQVLPPPTFGTVPASNSAARLHNALNAPVNGYGGPSGSGWRGPAQAHASTSAREYLLVDWKRSPMWKPLKALTGMETLPDIMSNESSHTRRERRVVFSLPNDVIEALNKSKSDPRSRPLHSVRLFCASNDSYRQPGMAGPPGQPIPSNRQVPIEYPSNPDVLVDGHTVPFKERGLRGKPGSAPPLDLDKSSRGLVRMAGRMASVSMGHTGPTASKKKEYSKKFFFQVVYCEVTTMEDLLGRLESLTPTDPEVELARLRQQAAEDDDIQVGTSSLSLKDPLSGMRITKPVRSRKCSHLQCFDAKWWLESNKSHPQWLCPHCSKELDFEDVICDGYFLSILRAVPDSFDEVTLEPSGEWHTQNNQYGSTDWLAEHGAAPPITANTIKRARSSSMNGVNTTQGKRRAIEILSDSDDDEDSETPATSVANGHSNGYASTNPNSCGVSHSMRSTASAQPPAIIDLTLSSDEDTDDEDQLHFRPPGGGSTSRAGGGSSGARPASETRGYPMWSPKRLVTTSATSTGPPSTSAPAEPGITLRLNPPSAPSVPAPSVYATPSNIRGLAHPPPFHGEGLTSAQIFQAADHFGPRASSSRSHDNASASGGLTAAQILAAADHYRSWAPSSSTPPPPPGDSPTGSMQPQPRIASSYRPPPRSSNGYSHYS; from the exons ATGTCGGAGGAAGCATGGAAGGACTTTGAC CACTTCATCAACTACTATGTGCCAAAGCAAACAATCCCACGTCTGCGGCAATTTGCCGCTGTCATCGAGAGACACTCGAGGATCAGGCTCGCATTAAAGAGTCAAGAAAGGAAGGCGGACCTGGTCAACAA GCTCCAGGCCGCGTTCCAGACGATGAAAAGCAACAACCAGCTTCCAATATACCAGGCAACAAGAGCGGAGTGCGAGCAGATTGGGGCGGGCCAGTTCTCTCACAACTCTCAGGTGCTTCCACCACCAACCTTTGGCACGGTGCCAGCATCAAACTCGGCCGCTAGACTTCACAACGCCTTGAACGCTCCTGTGAACGGGTACGGGGGAccgagtgggagtgggtgGAGAGGCCCAGCTCAAGCTCATGCCTCCACCAGTGCGC GCGAATACCTTCTCGTTGACTGGAAGCGTAGCCCGATGTGGAAGCCACTCAAGGCTCTCACCGGTATGGAAACTCTGCCAG ACATCATGTCCAACGAAAGCTCACATACGCGTCGCGAGAGGCGTGTCGTATTCTCCTTGCCGAACGACGTGATCGAAGCTCTGAACAAGTCCAA ATCTGATCCGCGATCTCGTCCACTACACTCTGTGCGACTCTTCTGCGCGTCGAACGACTCGTATCGACAACCAGGCATGGCTGGACCTCCCGGCCAGCCGATTCCAAGCAACCGCCAAGTCCCCATCGAGTACCCCTCGAATCCGGATGTTCTGGTCGACGGACACACCGTGCCTTTCAAGGAGCGAGGTTTACGAGGGAAGCCAGGGAGTGCACCTCCACTGGACTTGGACAAATCTAGTCGAGGACTTGTCCGCATGGCAGGGCGGATGGCGAGCGTCTCAATGGGCCACACTGGGCCGACTGCAAGCAAGAAAAAGGAGTACTCAAAG aaATTCTTCTTTCAGGTCGTGTACTGCGAGGTCACTACCATGGAGGACCTGCTAGGGCGGCTTGAGTCTCTGACGCCGACTGATCCCGAGGTTGAGTTGGCAAGAC TGCGGCAACAAGCAgcagaggacgacgacatccaGGTCGGGAcatcgagcttgtcgcTCAAGGATCCG CTCTCCGGCATGCGCATCACAAAGCCCGTTCGCTCTCGCAAGTGCTCGCACCTCCAATGCTTCGATGCGAAATGGTGGCTAGAGTCGAACAAGAGTCACCCACAGTGGCTCTGTCCCCATTGCAGCAAGGAACTCGACTTTGAAGACGTCATCTGCGACGGCTACTTTCTGAGCATTCTGCGCGCGGTTCCGGACTCGTTTGATGAGGTGACCCTCGAACCGAGCGGGGAGTGGCATACCCAGAACAACCAGTATGGGTCAACTGACTGGCTTGCGGAGCACGGTGCAGCGCCACCTATCACTGCGAACACCATCAAGCGTGCTCGGTCGAGCAGCATGAACGGGGTGAATACGACGCAGGGTAAACGCCGCGCCATCGAGATCCTATCAGACTcggatgatgacgaggacagcgagACGCCGGCTACGTCTGTCGCCAACGGTCACTCGAACGGGTACGCCAGCACGAATCCTAATTCTTGCGGCGTCTCGCACTCGATGCGGTCGACTGCATCTGCGCAACCGCCGGCCATCATCGACCTGACGTTGTcgtcggacgaggacacggatgacgaggaccaGCTGCATTTTCGCCCGCCGGGCGGAGGTTCCACGAGtcgcgcaggcggcggctCATCGGGAGCCCGTCCGGCGAGTGAAACTAGGGGCTACCCCATGTGGAGCCCGAAGCGCCTTGTGACGACATCGGCTACAAGCACAGGTCCGCCCAGCACATCTGCCCCAGCCGAGCCAGGTATCACATTACGACTTAATCCGCCGAGCGCACCGAGTGTTCCTGCGCCCAGTGTGTATGCCACGCCGTCGAACATCCGCGGTTTGGCACATCCGCCTCCTTTCCATGGCGAAGGTTTGACCAGCGCCCAGATCTTCCAGGCCGCCGACCATTTTGGTCCTCGTGCGTCGTCCAGTCGCTCTCACGACAAtgcctctgcctctggCGGCCTCACTGCGGCTCAAATCCTAGCGGCAGCAGACCACTACAGGTCGTGGGctccctcatcctcaaccccaccgccgccgcctggtGACAGCCCCACCGGGTCAATGCAGCCACAGCCGAGGATCGCGAGCTCGTATCGCCCACCTCCGCGCTCATCGAACGGATACTCACACTACAGCTAG
- the PET9 gene encoding uncharacterized protein (Belongs to the mitochondrial carrier (TC 2.A.29) family) — MPFKAPKIKIKERLDPAHFRHLSPSPGFSFLQPHLSFASLSHPVREALKMADVKKPKDAKAFLTDFMMGGVSAAVSKTAAAPIERVKLLVQNQDEMIKQGRLSKPYAGIGDCFKRVISEEGFASLWRGNTANVIRYFPTQALNFAFKDYFKSLFGFKKSDGYWKWFAGNIASGGAAGASSLLFVYSLDYARTRLANDNKSASKGGARQFNGLIDVYKKTLASDGIAGLYRGFVPSVVGIIVYRGLYFGLYDSIKPVVLVGPLQGNVLASFALGWVVTTSAGLASYPLDTIRRRMMMTSGGAVHYKSMFDAGAQIIAKEGVKSLFKGAGANILRGVAGAGVLALYDKMQELMFGKVYSGGSG; from the exons ATGCCATTCAAGGCTCCAAAGATCAAGATCAAAGAGCGACTTGACCCGGCACACTTCAGG CACTTATCCCCGTCCCCCGGCTTTTCCTTTCTTCAACCACACCTCTCTTTCGCTTCACTTTCCCACCCGGTTCGAGAAG CACTAAAAATGGCGGACGTTAAGAAGCCAAAGGATGCCAAGGCCTTCCTCACCGACTTCATGATGGGCGGTGTCTCCGCTGCCGTCTCCAAGACGGCCGCTGCCCCCATCGAGCGTGTCAAGCTCCTTGTCCAGAACCAGGACGAGAT GATCAAGCAGGGCCGTCTCTCGAAGCCCTACGCCGGCATCGGTGACTGCTTCAAGCGCGTCATCTCGGAGGAGGGCTTCGCCTCCCTCTGGCGCGGCAACACCGCCAACGTCATTCGTTACTTCCCCACCCAGGCCCTTAACTTCGCCTTCAAGGACTACTTCAAGTCGCTCTTCGGCTTCAAGAAGTCGGACGGCTACTGGAAGTGGTTCGCCGGTAACATTGCCTCGGGTGGTGCCGCTGGTGCCTCGTCTCTTCTCTTCGTCTACTCGCTCGACTACGCCCGTACCCGTCTCGCCAACGACAACAAGTCGGCCTCGAAGGGTGGTGCTCGCCAGTTCAACGGTCTCATTGACGTCTACAAGAAGACCCTCGCCTCGGACGGCATTGCCGGTCTCTACCGTGGCTTCGTTCCCTCGGTTGTTGGTATCATTGTTTACCGCGGTCTCTACTTCGGTCTCTACGACTCGATCAAGCCCGTTGTCCTCGTTGGCCCTCTCCAGGGCAACGTCCTCGCTTCGTTCGCTCTCGGCTGGGTTGTTACCACTTCGGCTGGTCTTGCTTCGTACCCTCTCGACACCATCCGTCGTCGTATGATGATGACCTCGGGTGGCGCTGTCCACTACAAGTCGATGTTCGACGCCGGTGCCCAGATCATTGCCAAGGAGGGTGTCAAGTCGCTCTTCAAGGGTGCTGGCGCCAACATTCTCCGTGGTGTCGCCGGTGCTGGTGTCCTTGCTCT TTACGACAAGATGCAGGAGCTCATGTTCGGCAAGGTCTACTCCGGTGGCTCTGGATAA
- a CDS encoding uncharacterized protein (Zinc finger protein) → MDAVRASARTQSPAPSPHGAIGEALGHHARSSSMAAGRPATPRTNPQTSSSSAEGDELDLNALMVHGQRQRELSELDRSRFGRFGIAPPSASAGPTVPLRGRTGFGVGGGLGDRSDSPSRWPNNDEWREAGSRSRDASMHRQSSGAGAVNSVTPTGPSLSFMDQPFPSPIGRPRGSMGNIGFGNPATPNAPAEPAQAAQHHLTALSNIIEPLCRQNDELIRLRAEVELWRGEWQRRDRECRRLESIVKSEDPAKGRPKFSVALIDGDGLIFQDEHLGKGYTGGQAAARALIGALPGLTGRVSRDADIMPIENTDTKPRDLGQVVVQVFLNKGGLGHALVKSGSVPSWSVYDAFWQGFASAHDLFSVVDVGHGKEATDTKIREHLKLYAAHAQCGTVILGASHDNSYGPVLASLDTTMGLSKVVILQGYSDLALQLQPYASRCVSIPELFRTRRIGPAPGSATMQAQGKKGRRGSRAQHESDMPIASPPPPPPSAQPAPPAIGSAPTTPPPAEGEIEIEVVEWEALVNGAANMRLEEPRGRRQRNGSTSLADDDEKKKGLGAKKGKPATRATTVPTVRNLKPRPCHTFYLSPWGCKNGDGCEYAHHYKLNEDQTEELARLAKEIICPYVRSKRCHFKEDECVYGHRCPRGERCTFGETCRFKDLPNGHGEETAAAAAAAAAAADEDSPSSA, encoded by the exons ATGGACGCAGTCCGCGCGTCGGCCCGCACACAATCCCCTGCGCCTTCCCCCCACGGCGCTATCGGGGAAGCACTGGGCCACCacgcgcgctcgtcgtcaatgGCTGCTGGTAGGCCTGCCACACCGCGGACCAACCCGCAaacgtcgtcgtcgtcggccgaaggtgacgagctcgacctaAACGCCCTGATGGTGCACGGCCAGCGGCAGCGCGAGCTGTCGGAGCTTGaccgctcgcgcttcgGACGCTTTGGTATCGCACCACCGTCGGCCAGTGCTGGGCCGACCGTGCCTCTTCGCGGCCGCACAGGCTTTGGCGTCGGTGGTGGGCTGGGCGACCGCTCCGACTCACCCTCGCGCTGGCCCAACAATGACGAGTGGCGGGAGGCGGGCTCGCGTTCCAGAGACGCGAGTATGCACCGCCAGAGCTCGGGAGCAGGCGCGGTGAATTCGGTCACCCCGACTGGCCCAAGCCTTTCGTTCATGGACCAGCCCTTTCCGTCACCCATAGGCCGCCCCCGCGGGAGCATGGGAAATATTGGGTTCGGCAACCCGGCTACACCTAACGCGCCCGCAGAGCCCGCGCAGGCCGCGCAGCATCACCTCACGGCCCTGTCAAATATTATCGAACCCTTATGTCGCCAGAACGACGAACTCATTCGCCTGCgtgccgaggttgagctcTGGCGCGGCGAGTGGCAACGTCGTGACCGCGagtgccgccgcctcgaaAGCATCGTCAAGAGCGAGGACCCCGCCAAGGGCCGCCCCAAGTTTTCGGTTGCCCTCATTGACGGCGATGGCCTGATC TTTCAGGACGAGCACCTAGGCAAGGGGTACACTGGAGGTCAGGCTGCTGCACGCGCGCTTATTGGCGCGCTGCCGGGACTCACGGGCCGGGTGTCGCGTGACGCCGATATTATGCCGATCGAGAACACGGACACCAAGCcccgcgacctcggccagGTTGTCGTGCAGGTCTTCCTCAACAagggcggcctcggccatGCCCTCGTCAAA TCTGGGTCCGTGCCGTCGTGGTCGGTCTATGACGCGTTCTGGCAGGGCTTCGCTTCGGCCCATGACCTCTTCAGTG TGGTCGATGTCGGGCacggcaaggaggcgaCTGACACCAAAATCCGCGAGCACCTCAAGTTGTACGCCGCCCACGCGCAATGTGGAACTGTGATCTTAGGTGCCTCGCACGACAACTCTTACGGGCCGGTGCTGGCGTCGCTCGACACGACAATGGGCCTATCCAAGGTGGTCATCCTGCAGGGCTACAGCGACCTCGCTCTCCAGCTGCAACCGtacgcgtcgcgctgcgTCTCGATTCCCGAGCTGTTCCGCACCAGACGTATCGGTCCGGCTCCTGGCTCAGCTACCATGCAGGCgcagggcaagaagggccGCCGCGGTAGCCGCGCACAGCATGAAAGCGACATGCCCATTGcctcgcctccgccgcctccaccgTCCGCACAACCCGCGCCTCCCGCAATTGGATCGGCCCCGACAACTCCCCCACctgccgagggcgagatcgagatcgaggtcgTAGAGTGGGAGGCGCTCGTGAACGGCGCTGCCAACATGCGGCTCGAAGAGCCGCGCGGTCGCCGGCAGCGCAACGGTTCGACGTCACTcgctgacgacgacgagaagaagaagggcctcggcgccaagaagggcaagccAGCGACGCGTGCGACCACGGTGCCAACCGTGCGTAACCTCAAGCCTCGCCCATGCCACACCTTCTACCTCTCGCCCTGGGGTTGCAAGAACGGCGATGGGTGCGAATACGCACACCATTACAAGCTCAACGAGGACCAGACCGAGGAACtggcgcgcctcgccaaggagatTATCTGCCCGTACGTCAGAAGCAAGCGCTGCCACTTTAAGGAGGACGAGTGTGTGTATGGGCACCGGTGTCCTCGTGGCGAGCGGTGCACGTTTGGCGAGACGTGCCGCTTCAAGGACCTGCCGAACGGgcacggcgaggagacggcggcagcggcagcggctgcggctgcagCCGCGGACGAAGACTCCCCTTCCAGCGCATAA